The Nocardioides houyundeii genome includes the window TGTTACCTTGCGACGGCCAGAGGGTGTCGCGACCACCTCCACACGCGATGCCCAGACTCCCCCGGAGCCTGGGTGCGGACCCCGCGAAACCGGCTCTGACCAGCGGAAACAGTGCGGTGAGAGAAGTCGGGCCCCCTGGCCAGCACGAAGACCTCCCCAATAAGGGGCAAGATGCACAACCTGTGGATAAAGTTGTGGACTGACACTCGGCCACGACCGCCATGACGAGGGGAACACGTGGAGAACGACCCGGTCGACCTCAGCACGGTCTGGCGCAGCGTCGTCGACCAGCTCCAGCCCAACCAACGGGCCTGGCTGCGCGCGAGTGAGCCCGTCACCCTGCACGAGAGCACCGCGATCATCGCCGTGCCCAACGACTTCACCCGGGGTCAGCTCGAGGGACGCCTGCGCGCCCAGCTGGAGGACTCCCTCAGCGACCGCTTCCGCCGCGAGATCCGGATCGCCGTCACCGTGAACCCGGCGCTCGACGACCAGGTGGGGCCGCCGGTGCACACCCCGCCGGACGAGTCCATCAGGCCACAAACCGATATGTCGACAAATCGGTGGGACATCTCCAACGTCGTCGAGCTCCCGCAGCAGCACTTCGACTCCGACCGGCGGGACCACCCCAGCGGCACCAGCGCCATGGAGACGCGGCTCAACCCCAAGTACACCTTCGAGACCTTCGTCATCGGCTCGTCCAACCGGTTCCCCCACGCCGCGGCGGTGGCGGTGGCCGAAGCGCCGGGCAAGGCGTACAACCCGCTGCTGGTCTACGGGGAGTCCGGGCTGGGCAAGACGCACCTGCTGCACGCGATCGGCCACTACGTCCGCAGCCTCTACAGCGGCGCCAAGGTGCGCTACGTCTCCAGCGAGGAGTTCACCAACGAGTTCATCAACGCGATCCGCGACGACCGGCAGGACCGGTTCAAGCGGCGGTACCGCGACGTGGACGTGCTGCTGATCGACGACATCCAGTTCCTCGAGGGCAAGACGCAGACGCAGGAGGAGTTCTTCCACACCTTCAACACGCTGCACAACGCAAACAAGCAGATCGTGCTGACCTCCGACCGTCCCCCCAAGCTGCTCGAGGCGCTCGAGGACCGGCTCCGCAACCGGTTCGAGTGGGGCCTGATCACCGACGTCCAGGCTCCCGACCTCGAGACCCGCATCGCGATCCTGCGCAAGAAGGCCGCGATGGACCGGCTCACCGCACCGCCGGACGTGCTGGAGTTCATCGCCTCCAAGATCCAGACCAACATCCGCGAGCTCGAGGGTGCCCTCATCCGGGTGACGGCCTTCGCCAACCTCAACCGCCAGGAGGTCGACATGACCCTGGCCGAGATCGTGCTCAAGGACCTCATCCCCGAGGGCGGCGAGCCGGAGATCACCTCACCGCTGATCATCGCCCAGACCGCGGCGTACTTCGGGGTCAGCATCGACGACCTCACCGGCCCCAGCCGCGGACGGCACCTGGTGCTCGCCCGTCAGATCTCCATGTACCTGTGCCGCGAGCTCACCAGCATGTCGCTGCCGCAGATCGGCAAGGAGTTCGGCCGGGACCACACCACGGTGATGTACGCGGATCGCAAGATCAACCAGCTCCTCGCCGAGCGTCGGGCGGTCTTCAACCAGGTCAGCGAGCTCACCAACCGCATCAAGATGCAGGCCCGGGCGAGCTGAACGAGTGCGGATTCTTGTGGTTCGCACCCTGTTGAACCACCTGTGGTCAAAGGCCACGATTCCTCCACAGGCCTGTGCACTCACGGGGTGAGTGACCGAGAGTCCAACGCCGGCCCCACAGCCCGCACCAGTGCCTGCACACTCCCTCCACAGGCCAGAATTGCGAACAAATCCGCGCTGACCTGCGGAAACCTCAGTTATCCACAGTTTCCACAACCCCTATGACAACCACTCACCTATCCATGTCATCGATTCCTCACAACCATCACTTCGCCGCCAACCTGGGGATGACGCCCGAAATCCCGGCTCCGAGGTGCTACTGGCGGAGGGTCGTGCCGGACACCTCGGGGACACCGGGACCGGCGGCATGGCAGGATTCGGCTCCACGCAGTCGAATAACAAGATCCGGAGGAACGAAGTGAAGTTCCGCGTCGAACGCGACGTCTTCGCCGACGCCGTCGCCTGGGCTGCACGCAGCCTCCCTGTGCGCCCCAGTGCTCCCGTGCTCGCGGGCCTCCTGATCGAGGCGAGCGACGACGGCCTGGTCCTGTCGTCCTTCGACTACGAGACCTCCGCCCGGGCCGAGCTGCGTGCCGAGGTCTCCGACGACGGCCGGGTCCTGGTCAGCGGACGGCTGCTGGCCGACATCTGCCGCAGCCTCCCCCACAAGCCGGTCGACTGCGAGGTCACCGGCAACAAGCTGGAGATCAAGTGCGGCTCCGGTCGCTTCAGCCTCCAGACCATGCCCGTCGAGGACTACCCCACCCTGCCGGTGGTGCCCCGGCCAGCGGCGTGGTCAAGGGCGACGAGTTCGCCCGGGCGGTCTCCCAGGCCGTGACCGCCGCCGGCCGCGACGACATGCTCCCGGTCCTGACCGGCGTCCGGATCGAGATCGAGGGCGACTCGATGTCGCTGCTCGCCACCGACCGGTTCCGGCTCTCGCACCGTGAGCTGACCTGGCGCCCCAACGCCACCGACGCCTCGCTCGCCGCGCTGGTGCCGGCCAAGGTGCTCAGCGACACCGCCAAGACGCTGAGCGGGGACGTCACCATCTCGATCTCCGCAGCCGGCGGCGACGGCATCATCGGCTTCGAGGGCTCCGGCAGCGACGGCGTACGCCGCACCACGACCCGGCTGCTGGACGGGGAGTTCCCCAAGGTCCGCAGCCTGTTCCCCGCCGAGCACCTGACCGTGGCGACGGTCAACCGCCAGGAGCTGATCGACACCGTCAAGCGGGTCGCGCTGGTGGCCGAGCGCAACACCGCGGTGCAGATGAAGTTCTCCGACGGCGAGGTCGTGCTCGACTCCCAGTCCGGCGACGAGGCCCAGGCCACCGAGGCGATCGAGGCGGAGATCA containing:
- the dnaA gene encoding chromosomal replication initiator protein DnaA; the protein is MENDPVDLSTVWRSVVDQLQPNQRAWLRASEPVTLHESTAIIAVPNDFTRGQLEGRLRAQLEDSLSDRFRREIRIAVTVNPALDDQVGPPVHTPPDESIRPQTDMSTNRWDISNVVELPQQHFDSDRRDHPSGTSAMETRLNPKYTFETFVIGSSNRFPHAAAVAVAEAPGKAYNPLLVYGESGLGKTHLLHAIGHYVRSLYSGAKVRYVSSEEFTNEFINAIRDDRQDRFKRRYRDVDVLLIDDIQFLEGKTQTQEEFFHTFNTLHNANKQIVLTSDRPPKLLEALEDRLRNRFEWGLITDVQAPDLETRIAILRKKAAMDRLTAPPDVLEFIASKIQTNIRELEGALIRVTAFANLNRQEVDMTLAEIVLKDLIPEGGEPEITSPLIIAQTAAYFGVSIDDLTGPSRGRHLVLARQISMYLCRELTSMSLPQIGKEFGRDHTTVMYADRKINQLLAERRAVFNQVSELTNRIKMQARAS